A genome region from Arachidicoccus soli includes the following:
- a CDS encoding helix-turn-helix domain-containing protein, with protein MLSLKIKNWLNQFKKYYFTYKKGFYHLPYNGCSPQSLIESFDSFPFVQHSKEKHCISSNNPLCEGGFYYQQIEDGCWIVYAKMRYKANVAYDLIFKGKEEDKEITDEDYYMLSLNNINNSVNLSKDICEKAVVFPNYSWTFFKPKVRNCDLNFKGASNKYITIYFNETWLQKNLMPNKIFTESGLTSFIKNQDTKYIIWSLQGNETIINNFDTFDKAMNIGGDAREIDILNLKYCTIHLIFDFLRSCKEQNIIGQYNALEYNDRFSINRVENYLKNHLFDKFPGIDILAKKFAISETKLKVEFKQVYGKPIYQYFRDAKMELAKELITENQLIIKEISFKLGYENASKFSIAFKKHHGILPSELRKS; from the coding sequence ATGCTCTCTCTGAAGATTAAAAATTGGCTTAACCAGTTTAAGAAATATTATTTTACATATAAGAAAGGCTTTTATCATTTGCCTTATAATGGATGTTCTCCTCAATCTTTGATAGAGAGTTTTGACAGCTTCCCTTTTGTCCAGCACTCTAAGGAAAAACATTGCATTAGCTCTAATAATCCATTATGCGAAGGTGGTTTTTATTACCAACAAATTGAAGACGGTTGCTGGATTGTATATGCTAAAATGAGATATAAAGCCAATGTAGCATATGACTTGATATTTAAAGGTAAAGAAGAGGATAAAGAAATTACCGATGAAGATTATTATATGTTGAGCTTGAACAACATTAACAATTCCGTGAATTTAAGTAAAGATATTTGTGAGAAGGCAGTTGTTTTTCCCAATTACAGTTGGACATTCTTTAAGCCGAAAGTTCGCAATTGTGATTTAAATTTTAAAGGAGCTTCGAATAAATATATTACTATATACTTTAATGAAACTTGGCTACAGAAAAACTTAATGCCGAATAAAATATTTACTGAAAGCGGATTAACCAGTTTCATAAAAAATCAGGATACGAAATATATTATATGGTCATTACAAGGTAATGAAACTATCATAAATAATTTTGACACCTTCGATAAGGCAATGAATATAGGTGGTGATGCAAGAGAAATAGATATATTAAATCTGAAGTATTGTACTATACATCTTATATTTGACTTTCTAAGATCTTGCAAAGAACAAAACATTATTGGTCAATACAATGCTTTAGAATATAATGATAGGTTTAGTATAAATAGGGTAGAGAACTATTTAAAGAATCATCTTTTCGACAAATTTCCCGGTATTGATATCCTGGCTAAAAAGTTCGCTATATCAGAGACTAAACTCAAAGTTGAGTTTAAACAAGTCTACGGCAAACCTATTTATCAATATTTTCGGGATGCCAAAATGGAACTTGCGAAGGAACTCATTACTGAAAACCAGTTAATCATAAAAGAAATATCTTTTAAATTAGGCTATGAAAATGCGAGTAAGTTTTCTATTGCATTTAAAAAACATCATGGCATTTTACCTTCAGAACTTAGAAAGTCATAA